A single Triticum dicoccoides isolate Atlit2015 ecotype Zavitan chromosome 2A, WEW_v2.0, whole genome shotgun sequence DNA region contains:
- the LOC119352291 gene encoding uncharacterized protein LOC119352291, with the protein MMGIQDIRDVVSSLFIMLNKETFVLFRIEFLVVLVTVLFLVMFIIDVFRRHIRNIFMKTMFSILDAISDSIVLYLLGAMQTAKFKNHLFPVWALVLVSFRYNVDFISGYGVHDRHGRRYMEWRNVVKLLGSAFLILWRGSRFTVPLWSLLALQILRSWYRFCEHGLALRSIWHGTSSEVISEYMRAGPHTRNWKPEDCNPENMEGYKYLVLGETNQGIRLKKPLYVLYIHTAQSVKQAERGFSSLVTLDKIWGCRRHLLHPDNKEGNDPKDLCLAFALSRLLRCRLEDVTLQEEIFCINRKLVKTKIIEEQDTNRAFRVMELQLSFVNDYFNTHYPMVFWSGYLSLFSNLLLSVVTFGVVCWLAVDIRKVYKPPKDDRAHVVHGLNVDMIITWVFMFFMLFKEIWEMVSYLVSDWTRLLLVCSYAQWKEEHTRDRRMEGAISSFFKSRITSKHWHGLIDQYVFLESYDDIPRCWNVMHQISTGMVPKKGDGAKLRSAISVPECIKPAILKKLRASLEKLNTSNNLHQPDNTNRNQEEPTIRSGILLPKVVRSLSQRKQYNWACFDLPTCSHVILVWHIATSLCEIKFARDHGVDLSKHGFLSSLSSYFTGCCSSKPYLVDVDVDEMTKEKKVNGKLPDKLKEMYVTANSLSRYCAYLLVSKPDLIPDSFYVPNMVLQETVTRARDDILKKCDSLQSRYDKLMEVAEKAIQDGDDILKEDVVRLGAKLGKELIDQESKEECWEILSEVWAELLVHIAPTWNAEAHKQCLESGGEFITYIWALLWHCGIEKSKLWPVEDVYGNDVENMS; encoded by the coding sequence ATGATGGGCATCCAGGACATCCGCGATGTTGTGTCATCCCTGTTCATCATGCTGAATAAGGAGACATTCGTCCTGTTTCGGATCGAGTTTCTCGTGGTCCTGGTCACAGTGTTGTTTCTTGTGATGTTCATCATAGACGTCTTTCGCCGTCACATCCGCAACATATTCATGAAAACCATGTTTAGCATCCTGGATGCTATCTCTGACTCTATTGTCTTATACCTGTTGGGGGCCATGCAAACAGCCAAGTTCAAGAATCACCTGTTCCCGGTCTGGGCCCTCGTGCTTGTTAGTTTCCGTTACAATGTCGACTTCATCTCTGGCTATGGTGTTCATGACCGCCATGGGCGACGGTACATGGAGTGGAGAAACGTGGTGAAACTTCTGGGATCGGCCTTCTTGATCTTGTGGCGCGGCTCAAGGTTCACGGTTCCACTTTGGTCGCTTTTGGCCCTGCAGATACTGAGGAGCTGGTACAGATTCTGTGAGCATGGTCTGGCGCTCCGTTCTATCTGGCATGGCACAAGTTCAGAGGTCATTTCAGAGTATATGCGTGCTGGCCCCCACACTAGGAACTGGAAACCAGAGGACTGCAACCCAGAGAATATGGAAGGATACAAATACTTGGTCCTAGGAGAAACCAATCAGGGAATCAGACTCAAGAAGCCTCTGTATGTCTTGTACATCCATACTGCCCAGTCCGTCAAGCAAGCTGAGCGTGGTTTTTCATCACTGGTCACCCTAGACAAGATCTGGGGATGTCGCAGGCACCTATTACACCCAGACAACAAAGAGGGGAATGACCCAAAGGATCTCTGTTTGGCCTTCGCCTTGTCCAGGCTGCTCCGGTGCAGGCTCGAGGATGTGACACTGCAAGAAGAAATCTTTTGCATCAACCGGAAGCTGGTTAAGACCAAGATCATTGAGGAGCAAGACACCAACCGCGCCTTCAGGGTCATGGAGCTGCAACTCTCCTTCGTAAATGACTACTTCAACACCCACTACCCTATGGTCTTCTGGAGTGGTTACTTATCTCTATTTTCAAATCTGCTCCTCTCCGTGGTGACCTTCGGTGTTGTCTGCTGGCTTGCTGTGGACATCCGTAAGGTCTATAAGCCTCCGAAGGATGATCGGGCTCATGTGGTGCATGGGTTGAATGTTGACATGATCATCACCTGGGTATTCATGTTTTTTATGCTGTTCAAAGAGATCTGGGAGATGGTCAGCTACTTGGTCTCAGACTGGACAAGATTACTCCTTGTTTGCAGCTATGCACAGTGGAAGGAAGAGCACACCAGAGATAGACGTATGGAGGGCGCAATATCATCCTTTTTCAAATCAAGGATAACTAGTAAGCACTGGCATGGACTTATTGACCAGTACGTCTTTTTGGAGTCATATGATGACATTCCAAGATGTTGGAATGTGATGCACCAAATAAGCACAGGAATGGTTCCAAAGAAGGGTGATGGAGCAAAACTCCGCAGCGCCATCAGTGTGCCAGAATGTATCAAGCCGGCAATACTGAAGAAGCTCCGTGCAAGCCTAGAGAAGCTCAACACTTCTAACAATCTACATCAGCCCGACAATACCAACAGAAATCAGGAGGAGCCCACCATTAGGAGTGGTATTCTTCTGCCCAAGGTCGTCAGGTCACTGTCCCAAAGGAAGCAGTACAATTGGGCCTGCTTCGACCTGCCCACATGCTCTCACGTAATTCTGGTGTGGCACATTGCAACCAGCCTCTGTGAGATTAAATTTGCTAGAGACCATGGCGTCGACTTAAGCAAACATGGGTTCCTGAGCTCCCTCTCATCGTACTTCACGGGTTGCTGCTCATCGAAACCATATCTTGTGGATGTGGATGTGGATGAGATGACAAAAGAAAAGAAAGTTAATGGGAAGTTGCCCGATAAGCTCAAGGAAATGTATGTCACTGCAAATAGCTTGTCTCGGTACTGTGCATATCTGCTAGTTTCTAAGCCTGACCTGATCCCTGACAGCTTTTATGTACCCAACATGGTCTTACAAGAAACCGTGACACGCGCTCGTGATGATATTCTTAAAAAATGTGACTCATTGCAGAGTAGATATGACAAACTGATGGAAGTAGCAGAGAAGGCCATCCAAGATGGTGACGACATCTTGAAGGAAGATGTTGTGCGACTAGGTGCAAAGCTGGGCAAGGAACTGATTGATCAAGAGAGTAAAGAAGAATGCTGGGAGATCCTCTCCGAGGTATGGGCGGAGTTACTAGTGCACATTGCCCCCACTTGGAACGCAGAGGCGCACAAGCAGTGCCTCGAGTCAGGAGGGGAATTCATAACCTATATCTGGGCATTGCTATGGCACTGTGGAATCGAGAAGAGCAAATTATGGCCAGTAGAAGATGTGTATGGAAATGATGTtgaaaatatgtcctag